The Clostridia bacterium genomic interval AAACGGCGCTCTCAAGACCCGCCGCCGCCACAAGGCCCGAAAGCGAGGGGCGCGATACCTTGGCTATCACCTTCTGCACGTTTCGGCCCGCAGCGTACATCGCTATTATGATATTCTCCTCGTCGGAGCCGGTAAGCGTTACTACGGCGTCCGTATTGTCAAGCCCCTCCTCAAGGAGCACCGACTGATCGGTCGCGTCGCCGTTTATTATCACGGCCTTTGAAAGAAGCCCGCAAAGCTCCTCGGCGCGGCTTTCGCTCTGCTCTATTATCTTTACCTTCACGCCTATGGCGGCGAGCATATTTGCAAGGTAAAACGCTATGCGGCTGCCGCCTATGAGCATTACGCCCGTCACATCGCGCTTTAACGCCCCCAAAACGCCGAAAAAGGCCTCAAGATTCTTTCTCGACGCCGCGATCCTTATTATATCGCCGCTTCTTATGATAAAATCGCCCGTAGGTATATATACGTCGTCGCCGCGCTGCACTACGCAGACGAGCACGCGCGCGCCCACCTTTTTCGGAAGATCCTTAAGCTGAAGGCCGCTTAAAACGGAGTTCTCCCGCACCCTAAGGCCCACAAGCTCCACACGGCCGCCCGAAAAGGTGTCTATATCTATCGCCGAGGGAAACCGAAGCATCCTAAAAAGCTCTCTTGCCGTGACAAGGTCGGGATTTATTACAAGCGAAAGTCCCAGCTCCTCTCGTATGAGCTGTATCTGTTCGTTATATTCGGGATTTCTTACGCGCGCTATCGTATAGTCCGCGCCCAGCTTTTTTGCAACGAGGCAGCAAAGCAGGTTCATCTCGTCGGAATTGGTGCAGGCGATGAGCAGATCGGCGTCGGGCACTCCGGCCTCGTTTTGAGTTGCGACTATCGCGCCGAAGCCGCATACGCCCATAACGTCGAAGCTGTTGGTTATATCCGTAACTACGCGGCGCGACTTGTCTATAAGCGTGACCTGATGGTTCTCGCGCGCAAGCTGCTCTATAAGCGCGGAGCCTATCTTTCCTCCGCCTACGACTACGATCTTCAAAAAAATCACTTCCCGAATAAATACTGTTTTATTATTTTACCATTATAAAAAAACAATGGCAAGCGGCGTATTTAAAAAGGATCGCGGGCGAAAAAACATGATCTTCGCCCGCAATTTTTCATTTATCTGTCTTCTCTGAAATAGTTGAAGCCCAGGTTTTCCGGTATGTGGCTTCCCTTGTCGCCGCGTATCGACGCTATGAGCAGCACGGCCGCCGTTATGATGAACGGAAGCATATTGAAAAACGCTATCGGAATGACGGAGGGCACGTAGTATTTGAGCACACGAAGCGCGCCGAAAATAAAGCTGCCCAAAATGGCCGTTTGAGGCCGCCATGCGGCGAATATTACCAAAGCTACCGATATCCAGCCCAGGCCGCCGACGCAGTCGGATATCCACACGCCGCCGTTTATTATCATAGAGCAGTATGCTCCGCCTATGCCGCATATGCCGCCGCCTATAAGTATGTTTATAAATTTCCACTTCGTTACCCCGATGGAAGCGGCGTCGGCCGCCGCCGGGTTTTCGCCTATCGCCTGCGTATTTAAGCCGGCCTTCGTTTTAAAAAGATACCAGCCGCATATGAGCGCTATGACTATGCCCGTATATGTGAACGGGTCGTATGAGAAAATGAGCTTGCCCACAACGGGCACGTCGGAAAGAAGCGGGATGTGTATGCTCTTCATCTGCGCTATAAGGTCAGAAGAGAGCTGCCATGTGTTGCTCGTCGTTTTTCCCACCATGTATACGCCCACGAAATTTGCGAAGCCCACGCCGAATATCGTAAGCGTAAGACCTATTACGTTCTGGTTTGCCATAAAGCCTATGGTGAGCACGGCGTATATGAGCGCCGAGACCATGCCGCCCAAAAAGGCGGCTATCATCGAAAGCGCAAGATTATGGCTTGCGTAGCCCGCCATAAAGCCGGTAAGCGCGCCTATGGACATCATGCCCTCTACGCCTAAGTTAAGGTGTCCCACCTTTTCGGAGAGTATCTCGCCCACCGTACCGAATAAAAGCGGCGTTCCCGCGGCTACCGCGGCGACGATGAATTTTAAAACAAAATCAAGAGATATCATTTCTTTACCGCCTCCTTTGTTTCGGCCTTCGGCGCCTTGAGCTTTTTCTCCCTGTGTCCCGCAAATACTATCTTGTATCTTACAAAAAATTCTATCGCCATGATAAAGAAGAGTATTATGCCCTGAAGCACGTCGGCGCAGGCGGTGGAAAGGCCGAACGACGACTGTATTACGCTCGAACCCTTTTCAAGTATGCCGAACGCGAACGACACCACAAGCGCCGCTATGGGATTAAGCTGCGCAAGCCACGCAATTATTATTCCCGTAAAGCCCACGCCGTTTGCAACGCCGGTGCTCAAGGTAGCGTCGGCGCCCGTCGCCTGTATCATGCCGGCTATACCGGCTATGCCGCCCGAAAGCGCCATCGTTCTTATAACTACGCGCTTTACGTTTATCCCGGCATATCTCGCCGTGTCGCGGCTCTCGCCCACTACGCCTATCTCATAGCCCTGCTTCGTTCTGTTAAGATAAATAAAGACCGCCACAACGAGCACGAGCATGACTATCCAGCCCATATGTATGCCTGCGACCTTGTCGAGCTGTGAATTCGATGAAAAGCGCGCTATTTTGTTAAAGCCCGCCGCCTCGGGATCGCGCCAGGGGCCGTCTCGGAGGTATGCGACGATATAGAGCGCGATGTAATTTAACATCAGCGTAAAAAGCGTTTCGTTCGTGCCCCACTTCTCACGGCAGAGCGCCGGAATAAGGCCCCATATGCCGCCGCCTACAAAGCCCGCCGCAAACATTATCACAACCAGCACGACATGCGGAAGCCCCGAACAGAAGAGCGCGAAATACGATGCGAAGACGGCGCCCATGATAAGCTGCCCCTCGCCGCCGATGTTCCAAAACTTCATCTTGAACGCAAGCGTTACTCCGAGCGCCGATATGCACATCGGAATGGTGAATTTTACCGTAGCCTGAAACGCCATCACCGAGCGAAAGCAGCCCGTGACCATAGTTTTGTATATCTCAAAGGGATCATAGCCTATCGAGGCTATGAATATGCCGCCGACCGCGAGCGCCACGACTACCGCAAGGATGCGAAGAAGAAAGCTCTGCGTGCGCGAAAGCTCGGCATGCTTTACTATCCTTAAAAGCGGCTCTCTTTTTTTAGCCTGCATATTCGCGTACCTCCTCCCACTTTTCGCCCGTCATCATAAGGCCTATCTGATCCTTTGTAACTGCCTCGGCGTCAACGACGCCCGTTACCTTTCCGTGGCAGAGCACCATTATCCTGTCGCAGAGCTGCAAAAGCACGTCAAGGTCCTCGCCTATGTATAAAACGGCGACGCCCTTTTTCTTCTGCTCGTTTAAAAGATCGTAAACGAGGTAGCTTGAATTTATATCAAGTCCCCTTACGGGATACGCCGTTATTATCAGGTCGGGACTTGACTCTATCTCGCGCCCGAGCAAAACCTTCTGCACGTTTCCGCCCGACATCATCCTTACGGGCGTTTCAATGCCCGCCGTGACGATGCTGAATTTGTCAACGAGGCGCTCGGCCATCTTTCTTGCGGGCGCGCGGTCAATGAATGCGCCCTTGCCGCGAGTATAAGTTTTAAGGAGCATATTGTCGGTCATTCCCATGCCGGCGACCAGCCCCATGCCAAGCCTGTCCTCCGGCACAAAGCTCATTGATATGCCGCGGTCGATAAGCTCGCGCGGGGTCTTACCCGCTATATTCTCTTTTTTATAAAGTATCGCGCCCTTCTTCGGAGCGATAAGACCGGCTATCGTCTCGCAAAGCTCCTTTTGCCCGCTTCCGGCAATGCCGGCAACTCCCAGTATCTCGCCGCCGTTTATATGAAAGCTCACGTCGTCGAGCGCTGTGCTTCCGTCGGGGCGCATAACGGTGAGATCTACGGTTTTTAATACCTCTTCGTCAGTATCCGTTTTCGGACGCTCTATCTCCAAAGAGACACGACGCCCCACCATAAGCTCCGTAAGCTTTGAAACGTCCACCTCGGCCGTCTTTACGGTGCCGAAGCTTTTGCCCTTTCTAAGTATCGTTACCCTGTCGGATATCGAGAGCACTTCGTTCAGTTTATGCGTTATTATTATTATCGCGCATCCGGCGGCGCGCATGTGCCTGAGTATCTCAAAAAGCTTTTCCGTCTCCTGCGGCGTGAGCACCGCCGTAGGCTCGTCCAAAATGAGTATATTCGCGCCGCGGTAGAGTATTTTCAGTATCTCCACCGTCTGTTTTTCGGATACGCTCATCTCGTGTACCGGCTTTTCGGGGTCTGTTTCAAGGCCGTATTTTTCGCAAAGCTCCGAAACGCGCTTTTTTAAGACCTTCGGCGGCAGCTTTTTCCCCGGCGTTCCGAGCTCGATATTCTCCATGGCGGAAAATATCTTAACAAGCTTAAAATGCTGGTGTATCATGCCTATGCCAAGCTTTTGGGCGTCCATGGGGCTTTGTATCGAAACGGGCTTTTCGTTTACATATATCGTGCCCTCGTCGGGATGATATATCCCCGATATCATGTTCATAAGCGTTGTTTTTCCGCTTCCGTTCTCGCCGAGAAGCGCAAGTATCTCGCCGTAGTTTAGCTCAAGGTCTATCTTGTCGTTCGCTATCACGTTTCCGAATACCTTGGATATCTTTTCGCACCTTATGGCGCATTTTACTTCACCGCTCATATCCTCACCGCCTCTTTATCAAATGACGTTTTAAAACCTTTGGAAGGCTGCTTATCAAAACAAAAAAACATTTTTCGACTTTGGTAAGCAGTCCTCAAAAAAAGACAAAGGGCGGATATAAAACCCGCCCTTTGTCGTTTCTATTATTTAACAATTACATTCTTGTAGTATGCCGTTATAGCGGCGTAATTCGTGCCGTCTACCTCTAAAACGGAGCCGTCGTTCGTCTCCATAGCGCCGTCGCAGCCTATCATATTGCCCGCCGCGTCGGTGTACGTGCCGGTGAATACGTCGAACGAACCGTCTATTATCGCCGCCGCAGCCGCGTTTATCGCGTCCTCGGTGCCTTCAGCAGCCTCTGTAGAAAGATCGGTTATGTTGCAAAGGCCGTCTGCCATCGAGCCGTAGTAGTTGTCTACCTTCTCGCCTATCACCCAAGTGCCGTCCATTACGTTCTTTACTGCCTGAGTGTAGTATGCGCCCCAGTTCCATACGACGCTCGTAAGTACGCTGTCGCCCACTTCGGCCGTCATGTCGGAGTTGTAGCCTACGCCCCATACGCCGTTGTCTCTTGCAACTATCTGCGGGTTATTCGTGTCGCAGTGCTGTGCGATAACGTCGCAGCCGTCGTCGATAAGCGCCTGTGCCGCCTGTCCTTCGCCCTCGGGGTCGTACCACGAATTCGTGATCTTTACCTCTACTACCGCGTCGGGATTTACTGCCGCAACGCCCATTGCGAACGCGTCTATACCGGAGGTGCACTCGCCGTTTTCAACGCCCTGCGCCGAAACGTAGCCTACCTTGCCCGTCCGGGTCTTTAGTCCTGCCGCTATGCCGGAGAGGTAGCGCGCCTCATATATGCGTCCGAAATAGTTGTTGAAGTTTTTGCCGTTCGACTTATAGCCCGTGCCGTGGGAGAAGAATACGTCGGGATACTCCTCGGCCAGAGCCTCGCAGGTGTCCATGTATCCCCAGGAGGTTGCAAAGATTATGTTGCAGCCCTCTTCAACGCACTCTCTCATGGCGTTCTCTATAGCCGTAGCGTCGGAGTCGTCTATGTTGTTCTTTCTTATTATCTGCTCGTCGGAAAGACCGAGCTCCTTCTGCATCGCCACTATGCCCTGATCGTGGGTATAGGTATAGCCCGATCCCGTTGCGGGGTCGCCTATGTGGATAACGCCCACCTTGATGTTCTCAACGGCTACGCCTGCCGCCGTCTCTGTCTGTTCGCTTTCAGTCTCTGCGCCCTGTGCGCCGTCGTCGCTTTTTTGCGATGAGCATCCCGCGAACGCAAGAAGCATCACGGCCAATGCGCACACAAGAGCCAGGATCTTTTTTACATTCATTTTCCCTTACCTCCATATTTTTTTATTTAACGCGCTTTGCGTTATATACTAACTGCGAAATACTATTTTCCCCTCGTTCATGCTTTCTATCACGGCAAGCGACTCTACTCTCACGCCTTCTCTCCTAAGCGCGTCTCCGCCGCCCTGAAAGCCCTTTTCAATGGCTATGCCCGCGCCGACAACGTGCGCGCCGGCCTGGGCGCATATGTCGATAAGGCCCCTAAGGGCGTTTCCCACCGCGAGCAGGTCGTCTATTATAAGCACCCTGTCGCTTTTTAGTAGAAACTTTTTCGATACGCGCACATCGTAAACTCTGCCCTTCGTAAACGACTCCACGGGGCTTGAATAAAGCTCGCCGTCTAAATTTTTGCTCTCCGATTTTTTTGCGAATATAACGGGCACGCCGAAATACTGCGCCGCGATGCAGGCTATGCCAATGCCCGACGCCTCTATGGTGAGTATCTTCGTTACGTTTTCGCGCCCGAAAAGACGGTAAAACTCCTTTCCCATCTCACAAAAAAGACTTATGTCCATATTGTGATTTAAAAAGGCGTCTACCTTTAATATATTGCCCTCTCTTACGGAGCCGTATTTAAGAATATATTCCTTTAAAAGATCCATAATACGTCCCCTTTTTTGAAACTTTCGCCAATATCAGAACATAAAAGAAATCACAGACTCATTATAATCTATTATTTGGGCTTTTTCAACAAAGAACAGAGAAATCGTTGAAAAATATATTTGCGAAAAGCAAAAGACGGCGGATAAACGTATCCGCCGCCTTAAATCATCATCAGCATTATTTGCCTGCAAGATTAAATCTCTTATTGAACCTGTCAACGCGGCCGCCGCTGTCAACGAGCTTCTGCTTACCTGTATAGTAAGGATGGCACTTTGAACATACTTCAACCTTGATCTCAGGCTTTGTGGACATAGTTTCGATAACTTCTCCGCATGCGCATTTAATAACTGCCTTCCCGTATTTCGGATGGATATCTGCTTTCATTTTCAGTTCACCCCATTTCGAGTATATAATAGACTGAATGATATAATATCACACGAATACATAAAATGCAATACCAAATCAAGCTTTTTTAAATATTTTTTATCGCCGAAAGCCTTTTTTTAAAAAGGCTCACTCGTTGCCTTCAAGCCTTCCGTAAGTGTTTACATATCTGTCGAGTTCGTCCTCAAGCTCGGCTATCCTTTGCTCGTCTGCGGCGATAGTTTCTTTCATCTCGGCGATCTGCCTGTCTATCCCGTTTTTCGATATATAATCATACGACGGCTCGA includes:
- the trkA gene encoding Trk system potassium transporter TrkA, which produces MKIVVVGGGKIGSALIEQLARENHQVTLIDKSRRVVTDITNSFDVMGVCGFGAIVATQNEAGVPDADLLIACTNSDEMNLLCCLVAKKLGADYTIARVRNPEYNEQIQLIREELGLSLVINPDLVTARELFRMLRFPSAIDIDTFSGGRVELVGLRVRENSVLSGLQLKDLPKKVGARVLVCVVQRGDDVYIPTGDFIIRSGDIIRIAASRKNLEAFFGVLGALKRDVTGVMLIGGSRIAFYLANMLAAIGVKVKIIEQSESRAEELCGLLSKAVIINGDATDQSVLLEEGLDNTDAVVTLTGSDEENIIIAMYAAGRNVQKVIAKVSRPSLSGLVAAAGLESAVSPRDITANGIVQYVRALQNSIGSNVETLYTLASGRVEALEFLVRSHSPDVVGVPLSRLSIKDNILIACITRGDEIIIPGGSTEIMRGDRVIVVTTNRGLDDISDILK
- a CDS encoding ABC transporter permease — its product is MISLDFVLKFIVAAVAAGTPLLFGTVGEILSEKVGHLNLGVEGMMSIGALTGFMAGYASHNLALSMIAAFLGGMVSALIYAVLTIGFMANQNVIGLTLTIFGVGFANFVGVYMVGKTTSNTWQLSSDLIAQMKSIHIPLLSDVPVVGKLIFSYDPFTYTGIVIALICGWYLFKTKAGLNTQAIGENPAAADAASIGVTKWKFINILIGGGICGIGGAYCSMIINGGVWISDCVGGLGWISVALVIFAAWRPQTAILGSFIFGALRVLKYYVPSVIPIAFFNMLPFIITAAVLLIASIRGDKGSHIPENLGFNYFREDR
- a CDS encoding BMP family ABC transporter substrate-binding protein encodes the protein MNVKKILALVCALAVMLLAFAGCSSQKSDDGAQGAETESEQTETAAGVAVENIKVGVIHIGDPATGSGYTYTHDQGIVAMQKELGLSDEQIIRKNNIDDSDATAIENAMRECVEEGCNIIFATSWGYMDTCEALAEEYPDVFFSHGTGYKSNGKNFNNYFGRIYEARYLSGIAAGLKTRTGKVGYVSAQGVENGECTSGIDAFAMGVAAVNPDAVVEVKITNSWYDPEGEGQAAQALIDDGCDVIAQHCDTNNPQIVARDNGVWGVGYNSDMTAEVGDSVLTSVVWNWGAYYTQAVKNVMDGTWVIGEKVDNYYGSMADGLCNITDLSTEAAEGTEDAINAAAAAIIDGSFDVFTGTYTDAAGNMIGCDGAMETNDGSVLEVDGTNYAAITAYYKNVIVK
- a CDS encoding ABC transporter ATP-binding protein, translating into MSGEVKCAIRCEKISKVFGNVIANDKIDLELNYGEILALLGENGSGKTTLMNMISGIYHPDEGTIYVNEKPVSIQSPMDAQKLGIGMIHQHFKLVKIFSAMENIELGTPGKKLPPKVLKKRVSELCEKYGLETDPEKPVHEMSVSEKQTVEILKILYRGANILILDEPTAVLTPQETEKLFEILRHMRAAGCAIIIITHKLNEVLSISDRVTILRKGKSFGTVKTAEVDVSKLTELMVGRRVSLEIERPKTDTDEEVLKTVDLTVMRPDGSTALDDVSFHINGGEILGVAGIAGSGQKELCETIAGLIAPKKGAILYKKENIAGKTPRELIDRGISMSFVPEDRLGMGLVAGMGMTDNMLLKTYTRGKGAFIDRAPARKMAERLVDKFSIVTAGIETPVRMMSGGNVQKVLLGREIESSPDLIITAYPVRGLDINSSYLVYDLLNEQKKKGVAVLYIGEDLDVLLQLCDRIMVLCHGKVTGVVDAEAVTKDQIGLMMTGEKWEEVREYAG
- the rpmE gene encoding 50S ribosomal protein L31, which translates into the protein MKADIHPKYGKAVIKCACGEVIETMSTKPEIKVEVCSKCHPYYTGKQKLVDSGGRVDRFNKRFNLAGK
- a CDS encoding xanthine phosphoribosyltransferase yields the protein MDLLKEYILKYGSVREGNILKVDAFLNHNMDISLFCEMGKEFYRLFGRENVTKILTIEASGIGIACIAAQYFGVPVIFAKKSESKNLDGELYSSPVESFTKGRVYDVRVSKKFLLKSDRVLIIDDLLAVGNALRGLIDICAQAGAHVVGAGIAIEKGFQGGGDALRREGVRVESLAVIESMNEGKIVFRS
- a CDS encoding ABC transporter permease gives rise to the protein MQAKKREPLLRIVKHAELSRTQSFLLRILAVVVALAVGGIFIASIGYDPFEIYKTMVTGCFRSVMAFQATVKFTIPMCISALGVTLAFKMKFWNIGGEGQLIMGAVFASYFALFCSGLPHVVLVVIMFAAGFVGGGIWGLIPALCREKWGTNETLFTLMLNYIALYIVAYLRDGPWRDPEAAGFNKIARFSSNSQLDKVAGIHMGWIVMLVLVVAVFIYLNRTKQGYEIGVVGESRDTARYAGINVKRVVIRTMALSGGIAGIAGMIQATGADATLSTGVANGVGFTGIIIAWLAQLNPIAALVVSFAFGILEKGSSVIQSSFGLSTACADVLQGIILFFIMAIEFFVRYKIVFAGHREKKLKAPKAETKEAVKK